The following coding sequences lie in one Saccharopolyspora hordei genomic window:
- a CDS encoding SRPBCC family protein, whose translation MTERSEAGRSTGSGGLMSELPLEPLKAGLQDLLAAVGERAVGLLSEKAEEITERLTESAGNGGAGLAAALTGGKELAKGGSPMGSMLKAGLAGAKEKTKEALGMGGGGGGGSKGGKKGKAKVVNIIEENDFGLPRRVVYDQWTRFEDFPSMTKKVLSVDQESDEKLNWQAQIFLSKRSWEATIVEQVPDERIVWTSKGAKGTVDGTVTFHEITPDMTRVLLVLEYYPQGFFEKTAYMWRAQGRRVRADFKYIKRHMMTRTILEQDQIEGWRGEIRDREVVRTHEEAVQEEEEQRGRAEEEGYADERGQAEGDEEHGEYDEEPREDEGYEEDEYGDEDEYGDEDEYGEEDHEDSDADEEPDVEGSRGRRRREPVTASRRR comes from the coding sequence ATGACGGAACGATCCGAAGCCGGCCGGTCCACCGGTTCCGGTGGGTTGATGAGCGAACTCCCGCTGGAACCTCTCAAGGCGGGCCTGCAGGACCTGCTGGCCGCGGTCGGGGAACGGGCGGTGGGCCTCCTCAGCGAGAAGGCCGAGGAGATCACCGAACGGCTCACGGAGTCGGCGGGCAACGGAGGCGCGGGCCTGGCGGCCGCGTTGACCGGGGGCAAGGAACTGGCCAAGGGGGGTTCTCCGATGGGATCGATGCTCAAGGCCGGCCTGGCAGGGGCGAAGGAGAAGACCAAGGAGGCCCTGGGCATGGGCGGTGGAGGCGGCGGCGGTAGCAAGGGCGGCAAGAAGGGCAAGGCCAAGGTCGTCAACATCATCGAGGAGAACGACTTCGGTCTGCCGCGCCGCGTCGTGTACGACCAGTGGACCCGGTTCGAGGACTTCCCGAGCATGACCAAGAAGGTCCTCAGCGTGGACCAGGAGTCCGACGAGAAGCTCAACTGGCAGGCGCAGATCTTCCTGTCCAAGCGCAGCTGGGAGGCCACCATCGTCGAGCAGGTCCCGGACGAGCGGATCGTCTGGACCTCCAAGGGCGCCAAGGGCACGGTGGACGGGACGGTCACGTTCCACGAGATCACGCCCGACATGACCAGGGTCCTGCTGGTCCTCGAGTACTACCCGCAGGGGTTCTTCGAGAAGACCGCGTACATGTGGCGCGCGCAGGGGCGCCGGGTCCGCGCGGACTTCAAGTACATCAAGCGGCACATGATGACGCGGACCATCTTGGAGCAGGACCAGATCGAGGGCTGGCGCGGGGAGATCCGGGACCGGGAGGTCGTCCGGACCCACGAAGAAGCCGTGCAAGAGGAAGAGGAGCAGCGCGGCCGCGCCGAGGAGGAAGGCTACGCGGACGAGCGCGGCCAGGCCGAGGGCGACGAGGAGCACGGCGAGTACGACGAGGAACCCCGCGAGGACGAGGGCTACGAGGAAGACGAGTACGGGGACGAGGACGAGTACGGGGACGAGGACGAGTACGGCGAGGAGGACCACGAGGACAGCGACGCGGACGAGGAACCCGACGTCGAGGGAAGTCGCGGGCGGCGCCGCCGTGAACCCGTGACGGCGAGCCGGAGAAGGTGA